DNA from Streptomyces rishiriensis:
AGCCTCTTCAGTTCCTCGGCGCTGCCCTCGGCGGCGATCCTGCCGTCGTTGAGGACGGCGATGCGGTCGGCGAGTTCGTCGGCCTCTTCCAGGTACTGGGTGGTGAGGAAGACGGTGACGCCGTCGGAGACCAGCTCGCGGATGATCTGCCACATGTTGTGCCGGCTGCGCGGGTCGAGGCCGGTCGTCGGCTCGTCGAGGAAGATGATCCGCGGGCTGCCGACGAGCGTCATGGCGATGTCGAGACGGCGCTTCATTCCGCCGGAGTAGGTGGCGGCGGGCTTCTTCGCGGCCTCGACCAGGTCGAAGCGCTCCAGCAGCCCGGCGGTGATCCGCCGCCCCTCCGCCTTGGACAGGTGGTGCAGGTCCGCCATGAGGAGCATGTTCTCCTCACCGGTGATCAGGCCGTCCACGGCGGAGAACTGACCCGTCACGCCGATCGCGGCACGTACCCCGTCCGGTGCCGTGGCGATGTCGTGGCCCGCTACCTGGGCCTGGCCGCCGTCGGCGCTGATGAGCGTGGAAAGGATCTTGACGGCGGTGGTCTTGCCGGCGCCGTTCGGCCCGAGGAGCGCGAACACGGACCCGGCGGGGATGAGCAGATCGATGCCGTCGAGGACGGTCTTGTCACCGTACGACTTGCGCAGACCGATGGTGGAGACGGCGATGGGCGACGGGTCACGGTGACTCGGACTGGACGTGGGCATGACAGAAGAAGGCATGGGGCCCTCCGTTCGAAGGCTGAAGTGGGCGGGGGACGGGGCCGGTCGGGAAGGCGTGCTCAGGCCTTGGC
Protein-coding regions in this window:
- a CDS encoding ATP-binding cassette domain-containing protein, giving the protein MPTSSPSHRDPSPIAVSTIGLRKSYGDKTVLDGIDLLIPAGSVFALLGPNGAGKTTAVKILSTLISADGGQAQVAGHDIATAPDGVRAAIGVTGQFSAVDGLITGEENMLLMADLHHLSKAEGRRITAGLLERFDLVEAAKKPAATYSGGMKRRLDIAMTLVGSPRIIFLDEPTTGLDPRSRHNMWQIIRELVSDGVTVFLTTQYLEEADELADRIAVLNDGRIAAEGSAEELKRLVPGGHVRLRFADPATYRSAASALREVARDDEALALQIPSDGSQRELRSILDRLDSAGIEADELTVHTPDLDDVFFALTGSTTVPHQSKENVR